A portion of the Juglans microcarpa x Juglans regia isolate MS1-56 chromosome 1D, Jm3101_v1.0, whole genome shotgun sequence genome contains these proteins:
- the LOC121265937 gene encoding uncharacterized protein LOC121265937 — protein sequence MEIDVPDESNESAPWTEENGSLMRPVSPEESGVGLPYAPVNWPNPGDMWGWRVGRRVATTGHYLDRYLYLPRRLYHVRCSMSRKHAFASKLSVERFIRTEFPGADVNAFFASFSWKIPAKKSALTNGHVEGLSLSTVPFGWIAEYDESGSQTNNVGCKAGNKMCNSILKQVYNPPLAAMQCDLCCSEPRFCQDCCCILCSKTINLEYGGYSYIKCEAVVAEGYICGHIAHIDCALRCYIAGTVGGSIGLDAEYYCRRCDARTNLISHATRLLQICESIHSRDDIEKILSVGVCILQGSRKTSAKCLLHRFELAILKLKNGTSVEDIWKVEDNFLIMSAGASHHGNAVPTVPNSEETYDVTKSSEHTFSIHFDPWAESLKLEDEIDHVLLELKNSQESEYKIAEERLYAQKNYLLSLYQQLENEKSELSCRKSSADPDSFPGCVSNRVQQIERELEKLRDMGKVANGFGKTSKRILKDHFGLETEN from the exons ATGGAGATTGATGTTCCTGATGAAAGTAATGAAAGTGCACCCTGGACAGAGGAAAATGGTTCTCTTATGAGGCCGGTTTCACCTGAAGAGTCCGGTGTTGGTTTGCCATATGCTCCTGTAAATTGGCCCAATCCAGGTGATATGTGGGGTTGGAGGGTGGGTAGGAGAGTTGCCACTACTGGTCATTATTTGGATAGGTACCTGTATCTTCCAAGGCGCCTTTACCATGTCAGATGCTCAATGAGTAGAAAGCATGCTTTTGCGAGCAAACTTTCTGTTGAACGATTTATCCGAACAGAATTCCCTGGTGCTGATGTTAATGCATTTTTTGCTTCGTTCAGCTGGAAGATCCCAGCAAAGAAGTCGGCATTAACAAATG GTCATGTAGAGGGGCTTAGTTTATCCACTGTACCTTTTGGCTGGATAGCAGAATATGACGAGTCTGGTTCCCAGACTAACAATGTGGGATGTAAGGCTGGGAATAAGATGTGCAACAGTATCTTGAAACAAGTGTACAATCCACCTTTAGCAGCCATGCAATGTGATCTTTGCTGCAGTGAACCCCGTTTCTGCCAGGATTGTTGTTGTATCTTATGTAGCAAGactattaatttagaatatggAGGCTACAGTTACATTAAATGTGAAGCAGTGGTGGCTGAGGGTTATATATGTGGACATATTGCTCACATTGACTGCGCTCTTCGATGTTACATAGCTGGGACAGTAGGAGGAAGCATTGGGTTGGATGCCGAGTACTATTGCCGTCGTTGCGATGCAAGAACAAATCTTATATCACATGCTACTAGGCTTTTACAAATATGTGAATCTATTCATTCTCGGGATGACATAGAGAAGATTTTAAGTGTTGGTGTCTGCATTTTGCAAGGTTCACGGAAAACCAGTGCAAAGTGTTTGTTGCATCGTTTCGAATTGGCCATTCTGAAG CTCAAAAATGGGACTTCTGTTGAAGATATCTGGAAAGTGGAAGATAACTTCTTAATTATGTCTGCAG GTGCCTCACACCATGGAAATGCTGTCCCAACAGTTCCAAATAGCGAAGAAACTTATGATGTCACCAAGAGCTCAGAGCACACGTTTTCCATACATTTTGACCCTTGGGCAGAGTCTCTAAAGCTTGAAGATGAGATTGACCATGTCCTGCTGGAACTGAAAAATTCACAGGAATCAGAATATAAAATCGCAGAGGAAAGGCTTTATGCACAGAAGAATTATCTTCTCAGCTTATATCAGCAACTCGAGAATGAGAAGTCTGAACTGTCATGTCGCAAATCATCAGCTGACCCAGATAGCTTTCCGGGCTGTGTTTCGAATCGAGTACAGCAGATAGAACGGGAACTTGAGAAACTTAGGGATATGGGAAAAGTAGCCAATGGTTTTGGAAAGACGTCGAAAAGAATCCTTAAGGACCACTTTGGTTTAGAAACTGAGAACTGA